The following proteins come from a genomic window of Miscanthus floridulus cultivar M001 chromosome 2, ASM1932011v1, whole genome shotgun sequence:
- the LOC136535625 gene encoding LOW QUALITY PROTEIN: uncharacterized protein (The sequence of the model RefSeq protein was modified relative to this genomic sequence to represent the inferred CDS: deleted 1 base in 1 codon) yields the protein MGGSLSLVPVLDYFARRECLGAGLRQNAVTLPYPDGGAGATCTVQYWAPQGEPQLPPLLLVHGFGPRAAWQWRCQVGPLSRHFHVIVPDLLGFGGSSYPSETTAPPPTEATQAAVLAALLDALPGMEGRRVAVAGTSYGGFVAYWLARAAGAARVGPVVIASSDLLKTAADDRAFLKRAGEGWGGVDEILLPAEPAAMRKLLELASYRPPPRLMTPDFLLRDFIQKLFTENRERLVHILKGITVGTDKFQVTPISQEVLIVWGDHDQLFPMEKAFAVQRALNGSTRLEVIKNTGHAPQLEDPARFNKIMLDFLLASHKPDPSVNPSSQ from the exons ATGGGGGGCAGCCTGAGCCTCGTGCCGGTGCTCGACTACTTCGCCCGCCGCGAGTGCCTCGGCGCCGGCCTCCGCCAGAACGCCGTCACGCTCCCGTACcccgacggcggcgccggtgcaaCCTGCACCGTCCAGTACTGGGCTCCACAGGGGGAGCCGCAGCTCCCGCCGCTCCTACTGGTCCACGGCTTCGGTCCCCGGGCCGCTTGGCAGTGGCGCTGCCAGGTGGGCCCGCTCTCGCGCCACTTCCACGTCATCGTCCCCGACCTCCTGGGCTTCGGCGGCAGCTCGTACCCGTCCGAGAcgacggcgccgccgccgacggaGGCGACGCAGGCCGCGGTCCTCGCGGCGCTGCTGGACGCGCTGCCCGGGATGGAGGGCCGGCGCGTGGCCGTGGCGGGCACCAGCTACGGCGGGTTCGTGGCGTACTGGCTTGCGCGCGCCGCGGGCGCCGCGAGGGTGGGCCCCGTGGTGATCGCG AGCTCCGACCTGCTGAAGACGGCCGCCGACGACAGGGCGTTCCTGAAGCGCGCCGGCGAAGGGTGGGGCGGCGTGGACGAGATCCTCCTCCCCGCCGAGCCCGCCGCGATGCGGAAGCTCCTGGAGCTGGCCTCCTACCGCCCGCCGCCGCGGCTGATGACGCCGGACTTCCTGCTCCGTGACTTCATCCAG AAACTTTTCACGGAGAACAGGGAGCGGCTTGTTCATATCCTGAAGGGGATTACGGTCGGCACTGATAAATTCCAAGTGACACCAATATCTCAG GAAGTGCTGATTGTATGGGGAGACCACGACCAGCTGTTCCCGATGGAGAAGGCGTTTGCAGTTCAGAG GGCTCTGAACGGGAGCACTAGACTGGAGGTCATAAAGAATACAGGCCACGCTCCTCAGCTGGAGGATCCTGCTCGCTTCAACAAGATCATGCTGGACTTTCTGCTCGCTTCTCACAAGCCTGATCCATCGGTTAATCCTAGCTCGCAGTGA